A single genomic interval of Dyella sp. GSA-30 harbors:
- a CDS encoding DUF4339 domain-containing protein yields MSEASWHYQDGDKPAGPVSAAVIREKIREGHIRRGTLLWKEGSPDWVSAEQTEFAQDADSALNNPYASSTSASEYAPELQRTLKPVSAAPAWAIALAPLFLIPLAFVSYTGFIGFAIYVSLSIWDRNQIKESGREPSMAFLWTILLGALGAPVYLFLRAARIDRQWAYAIVSIVTVLIFFAAVFYKTMP; encoded by the coding sequence ATGAGTGAAGCGTCTTGGCACTACCAGGATGGCGACAAGCCTGCCGGTCCGGTGAGCGCGGCAGTGATTCGCGAAAAGATTCGCGAGGGCCATATTCGTCGTGGCACATTGTTGTGGAAAGAGGGTTCACCCGATTGGGTGTCGGCCGAACAGACGGAGTTTGCGCAGGACGCGGACTCGGCCTTGAACAACCCGTATGCGTCGAGCACCTCGGCCAGCGAGTACGCGCCTGAACTGCAGCGGACGTTGAAGCCGGTCAGTGCGGCGCCCGCCTGGGCGATCGCGTTGGCGCCGCTGTTCCTGATTCCGCTGGCCTTCGTTTCCTATACCGGTTTCATAGGCTTTGCGATCTATGTGAGCCTGTCCATCTGGGATCGCAACCAGATCAAGGAGTCGGGGCGCGAACCGTCGATGGCTTTCCTTTGGACGATTCTGCTGGGTGCTCTTGGTGCGCCGGTCTATCTGTTCCTGCGGGCGGCACGTATCGATCGTCAATGGGCTTATGCGATCGTGAGTATCGTTACGGTGTTGATTTTCTTCGCGGCGGTTTTCTACAAGACGATGCCGTAA
- a CDS encoding sterol desaturase family protein, which translates to MSELWSHLVTWLSVHGVIPVLNFLHLAGLAGDPHDIAASLLIATLQLCIIGFIFRPLESIVPAEQWADRKLTRVDFQYTVMMLVGIFPLFSFLVLTPIANYFGGPDTGPSDASASPLAITHWFPVLNQHPLMLFFVYYIIYDLVYYWMHRLQHALPWWWALHSMHHSTRQMSCWTNDRGSPVDGFIQSIILAVVGIVMGVEPDQFAWLMLFGELVQNFSHANVRIGFGKVFGRIFVDPKFHRLHHMLVDPERPTLHNCNYGQVFSIWDVIFGTALYGLAPRPTGVGDPLVDNDNEHGLIGLHWNALKRFWGAVRRPAGWKLGEVAFGESYRPIPIAEWEAHGVGHHPQEAHRQDAEEELPMGTPESASTVG; encoded by the coding sequence ATGTCCGAGTTGTGGTCCCACCTGGTTACTTGGCTGAGCGTGCACGGGGTTATCCCGGTACTGAACTTCCTGCACCTGGCAGGCTTGGCCGGCGACCCCCATGACATTGCCGCTTCGCTGCTGATCGCGACGCTGCAGCTGTGCATCATCGGCTTTATTTTCCGCCCGCTGGAAAGCATCGTGCCGGCCGAGCAATGGGCCGATCGCAAACTCACCCGCGTGGACTTCCAGTACACCGTGATGATGCTGGTGGGCATCTTCCCGCTCTTCAGTTTTCTGGTGCTTACGCCGATCGCCAATTACTTCGGCGGCCCGGACACCGGCCCCAGCGATGCGAGCGCTTCGCCGTTGGCGATCACGCACTGGTTCCCGGTACTGAACCAGCATCCGCTGATGCTGTTCTTCGTCTACTACATCATCTACGACCTGGTGTACTACTGGATGCACCGCCTGCAGCACGCGCTGCCATGGTGGTGGGCGCTGCACAGCATGCATCACAGCACGCGACAGATGAGCTGCTGGACCAACGATCGCGGCAGCCCGGTCGACGGTTTTATTCAGTCGATCATTCTGGCCGTGGTCGGCATCGTCATGGGCGTGGAGCCCGATCAGTTCGCCTGGCTGATGCTGTTTGGCGAGCTGGTGCAGAATTTCTCGCATGCCAACGTGCGCATTGGTTTCGGCAAGGTCTTCGGCCGTATCTTCGTCGACCCGAAGTTCCATCGCCTGCATCACATGCTGGTCGATCCGGAGCGCCCCACCCTGCACAACTGCAATTACGGCCAGGTGTTCTCGATCTGGGACGTGATCTTCGGCACCGCGCTCTACGGTCTTGCGCCGCGCCCGACCGGCGTGGGCGATCCGCTGGTGGACAACGATAACGAACACGGCCTGATCGGCCTGCACTGGAACGCGCTCAAGCGTTTCTGGGGCGCGGTGCGCCGCCCGGCCGGCTGGAAGCTTGGCGAGGTAGCCTTCGGCGAAAGCTATCGGCCGATTCCGATCGCGGAATGGGAAGCGCATGGGGTGGGGCACCATCCGCAAGAAGCGCACCGGCAAGATGCGGAAGAAGAGTTGCCGATGGGGACTCCCGAGTCTGCTTCGACGGTGGGATAA
- the murU gene encoding N-acetylmuramate alpha-1-phosphate uridylyltransferase MurU: MRHALIFAAGLGERMRPLTDRTPKPLLMAGGKPLIVWHLEKLAAIDVRYVVINTSHLADQFPDLLGDGSRWGLRIRYAYEGAIPLETGGGMLNALPLLGPEPFLAVNGDIWTDADFATLPAEPAGLAHLLMVDNPAHHPGGDFAIGPDGQLVDGGSPRLTFSGVGVYRPELLADWRSAVGETAESTAKPPRFKLRPVLSAAMTEHAVSGSLHTGAWTDVGTPERLATLDAALNATSRE; encoded by the coding sequence ATGAGACACGCGCTGATCTTTGCCGCGGGCCTGGGCGAACGCATGCGTCCGCTCACCGATCGCACGCCCAAGCCGTTGTTGATGGCCGGCGGCAAACCGCTGATCGTGTGGCATCTGGAAAAACTCGCGGCTATCGACGTGCGCTATGTGGTGATCAATACCTCGCATCTGGCCGATCAGTTTCCCGATCTGCTCGGCGACGGTTCTCGCTGGGGACTGCGTATTCGCTATGCCTATGAGGGTGCCATCCCGCTGGAAACCGGCGGCGGCATGCTGAACGCCCTGCCCTTGCTTGGACCGGAGCCCTTTCTGGCGGTCAACGGCGATATCTGGACCGACGCCGATTTCGCGACGCTACCGGCCGAGCCTGCCGGGCTGGCCCATCTGCTGATGGTCGACAATCCAGCGCACCATCCCGGGGGCGACTTCGCGATCGGCCCCGATGGCCAACTCGTCGACGGTGGCTCACCGCGCCTCACCTTCAGCGGCGTTGGGGTCTATCGGCCCGAGCTGCTGGCCGACTGGCGATCGGCGGTCGGCGAGACCGCTGAAAGCACCGCGAAACCGCCTCGCTTCAAGCTTAGGCCGGTGCTCAGCGCCGCGATGACCGAGCACGCGGTCTCTGGCAGCCTCCATACCGGCGCCTGGACCGATGTCGGGACGCCTGAACGCCTGGCGACGCTCGACGCGGCACTGAACGCAACATCTCGCGAGTGA
- a CDS encoding phosphotransferase gives MNHLTDRADVRLAWVRSVLNDPSLQLESASADASFRSYSRTEYQGKSWIVMDSPPAQEDPRPWLEIGAKLAAAGLHVPEVYAHDLDLGLLLIEDLGSRLYLPALDDASVERLYGDAMDAMLRMQLHADVSGMQPYDYAFLSRELEIMPEWFLGKHLGHPPAGADWDVLENAFAVLLRNALDQPRCFVHRDFHSRNLLIVGQGGNPGVIDFQGALVGPITYDLASLLRDCYIVWDRERVEGWVENYRMRLREARLIGDDIDTDRFQRWFDLIGLQRHIKVLGLFCRLWYRDGKRGYLNDLPRVYDYIVGVASRYHELADFAALLQRHASGRDLREPIA, from the coding sequence ATGAATCACCTCACCGACCGCGCCGATGTTCGCCTGGCCTGGGTACGCAGCGTGCTGAACGATCCCAGCTTGCAACTGGAATCGGCATCGGCTGATGCCAGCTTTCGCAGCTACTCGCGCACCGAGTATCAGGGCAAGAGCTGGATCGTGATGGACTCGCCGCCGGCGCAGGAAGACCCGCGCCCGTGGCTGGAAATAGGCGCGAAGCTGGCGGCAGCGGGCTTGCATGTTCCCGAGGTCTACGCACACGATCTCGACCTTGGTCTGCTGCTGATCGAAGACCTGGGCTCCCGGCTGTATCTGCCTGCGCTGGACGATGCCAGCGTGGAAAGGCTCTATGGCGATGCCATGGATGCCATGCTGCGCATGCAATTGCACGCCGATGTCAGCGGCATGCAGCCCTACGACTACGCCTTCCTGAGTCGCGAACTGGAGATCATGCCGGAATGGTTTCTTGGCAAGCATCTTGGTCATCCGCCTGCAGGCGCCGACTGGGATGTGCTGGAAAACGCGTTCGCCGTGCTGTTGCGCAATGCACTCGATCAGCCGCGCTGTTTCGTGCACCGCGATTTCCACAGCCGCAATCTGCTGATCGTCGGGCAAGGCGGCAATCCGGGCGTGATCGATTTTCAGGGCGCACTGGTCGGCCCGATCACCTACGACCTCGCCTCGCTGCTGCGCGACTGCTACATCGTGTGGGACCGCGAGCGTGTCGAAGGCTGGGTCGAGAACTATCGCATGCGTCTACGCGAAGCACGCCTGATCGGCGATGACATCGACACCGACCGTTTCCAGCGTTGGTTCGATCTGATCGGGCTGCAGCGTCACATCAAGGTGCTCGGGCTGTTTTGCCGGCTGTGGTATCGCGACGGGAAGCGCGGTTACCTCAACGACCTGCCTCGCGTTTACGACTACATCGTTGGTGTCGCCAGCCGTTATCACGAGCTCGCGGATTTCGCAGCGCTGCTACAGCGTCATGCGAGCGGACGCGATCTGCGCGAGCCGATCGCATGA
- a CDS encoding DUF3147 family protein: MPWIITKYLITAALVVAVSELAKRSDRLGALLASLPLVTLLALTWLYVDKQPTEKIANHAWYTFWYVVPTLPMFLAFPRLLARFGFWPALGFSALLTIACFGAFALAVRPFGIKLL, encoded by the coding sequence ATGCCCTGGATCATCACCAAGTACCTGATTACGGCCGCTCTTGTCGTGGCCGTTTCCGAACTGGCCAAACGTAGCGATCGTCTGGGCGCCCTGCTCGCATCGCTGCCACTGGTGACCCTGCTGGCCTTGACCTGGCTTTACGTCGACAAACAGCCGACGGAAAAGATCGCCAACCACGCCTGGTATACCTTCTGGTATGTGGTGCCGACACTCCCCATGTTTCTGGCGTTTCCGCGCCTGTTGGCGCGTTTCGGCTTCTGGCCTGCGCTAGGTTTCAGCGCACTGCTCACGATCGCGTGCTTCGGGGCCTTCGCGCTTGCGGTTCGTCCCTTTGGCATCAAGCTGCTTTGA
- a CDS encoding TolC family protein translates to MAASATTPSLRDAIHSLWDSNPEVQAARADLEAASARARAAAQPLYNPSVAFEAENADVNRRTAGISLSLDVSGKRKARTEQGLAELTASQASYDLLRRDVAARWLKAWSAATLAEQQRELGQRRVALMQRFDTLAAQRLKIGDISSPERDLAALALGEAQIQLATLQANEASARAALLALIGETPTQPVALEQSLPPASVAITPLPLDRRPELLQARAMQASAEASIQVAQRARRPDPTVSLTGGQVRAGPMNDRVIGISVSIPLPILNTGRAEIDAARAQADAATAGVRARQWTTRASLQESQARYDALRDAANAFGQGRAAAFGDRVALLEKLWRAGEIGTSDYLVQLKQSVDTALSALELQSQVWQAWFDYLSAAGRLTDWVDGRTEEPGNE, encoded by the coding sequence ATGGCAGCGAGCGCTACTACGCCGTCCCTGCGGGACGCCATCCATTCGCTATGGGATAGCAACCCCGAAGTACAGGCTGCACGTGCCGATCTCGAGGCAGCCAGCGCACGTGCACGGGCGGCGGCTCAACCGCTCTATAACCCCTCCGTGGCTTTCGAGGCGGAGAACGCCGACGTCAATCGGCGTACCGCTGGTATCAGCCTGAGCTTGGATGTTTCGGGTAAGCGCAAAGCGCGCACCGAACAAGGGCTGGCAGAACTGACAGCGAGCCAGGCGAGCTATGACCTCTTGCGCAGGGATGTGGCAGCGCGCTGGTTGAAAGCCTGGTCAGCGGCCACGCTTGCCGAGCAACAACGTGAACTGGGTCAACGGCGCGTCGCATTGATGCAGCGTTTCGATACTCTGGCCGCACAGCGCTTGAAGATCGGCGACATCAGCAGCCCGGAGCGGGATTTGGCCGCGCTTGCGCTCGGCGAAGCGCAAATCCAGCTGGCGACGTTACAAGCCAACGAGGCTTCAGCGCGTGCTGCATTGCTGGCGCTTATTGGCGAAACGCCCACGCAACCGGTCGCTCTCGAGCAGAGCCTGCCGCCCGCATCCGTGGCGATAACGCCGCTGCCGCTCGATCGCCGGCCGGAATTGCTACAGGCCCGGGCGATGCAAGCGAGTGCCGAAGCAAGCATCCAGGTGGCACAGCGCGCACGCCGGCCCGATCCGACAGTCAGTCTTACCGGCGGCCAGGTGCGCGCGGGGCCGATGAACGATCGGGTGATCGGCATCAGCGTGTCGATCCCCTTGCCGATTCTCAATACCGGACGCGCCGAGATCGATGCTGCCCGTGCACAGGCCGATGCGGCTACGGCCGGCGTGCGTGCAAGGCAATGGACAACTCGCGCCTCCTTGCAGGAAAGCCAGGCTCGTTACGACGCGCTGCGCGATGCGGCGAATGCTTTCGGGCAAGGACGTGCCGCTGCATTTGGCGACCGCGTCGCGTTGCTGGAGAAGCTCTGGCGCGCCGGCGAAATCGGTACTTCCGACTATCTCGTACAGCTCAAACAGAGCGTCGATACGGCGCTGTCGGCGCTCGAGCTGCAAAGCCAGGTCTGGCAGGCCTGGTTCGACTATCTCTCCGCCGCCGGTCGTTTGACCGATTGGGTTGACGGCCGTACCGAGGAACCGGGCAATGAATAA
- a CDS encoding efflux RND transporter periplasmic adaptor subunit: MNNFLKKSRLAWLVMVMLGITPLMAQEANHPLSLDARAISDAGIVVDRATVRELTEELKAPGEVKADAYSTELVSPRIDSMVLARKVRLGDVVKAGQPLVMLSSVQVAETQGALIVAEQDWQRVASLGAQAVSGRRYTEVKVQRDQARAKLRAYGLSDAQIAGVLRAGSARADGSYALLAPTDGRITTDQFLVGERVEPGRTLFTLVKEDSVWVDAQLSPADAGSVSAGGSARILVHGTSLPGKVVQRAHQTDERTRTVPVRIQVDNSRDLLHPGELVDARLSTGSPSRAVAVPADAIVMVQNQATIFVMKGEGQFEPAPVAVGENRDGWVEIKQGLKPGVAYVSKGAFVLKARMLRSQLGEE, from the coding sequence ATGAATAATTTTCTAAAGAAGAGTCGGCTGGCCTGGCTGGTCATGGTGATGCTCGGCATCACGCCCTTGATGGCGCAAGAGGCCAATCATCCACTCAGTCTCGATGCGCGAGCCATCAGCGATGCCGGTATCGTCGTCGATCGCGCCACCGTGCGCGAACTGACCGAAGAGCTTAAAGCACCGGGCGAAGTCAAAGCCGATGCGTACTCGACCGAGCTGGTATCGCCACGCATCGATTCGATGGTGCTGGCGCGCAAGGTCCGGCTGGGCGATGTCGTCAAGGCGGGGCAGCCGCTGGTGATGCTGTCGAGTGTGCAGGTGGCCGAGACGCAGGGGGCGCTGATTGTTGCCGAGCAGGATTGGCAGCGCGTCGCCTCGTTGGGGGCTCAGGCGGTATCCGGGCGGCGTTATACCGAAGTCAAGGTTCAGCGCGATCAGGCGCGCGCCAAACTGCGTGCGTACGGCCTCTCCGATGCGCAGATCGCCGGCGTATTGCGCGCCGGCTCTGCGCGTGCGGATGGCAGCTATGCCTTGCTTGCGCCGACCGATGGCCGCATCACCACCGATCAGTTTCTGGTGGGCGAGCGGGTCGAGCCCGGCCGAACCTTGTTCACCCTGGTGAAGGAGGACTCGGTCTGGGTCGATGCGCAGTTGTCGCCGGCCGATGCCGGTAGCGTCAGTGCGGGTGGAAGTGCGCGGATTCTTGTGCACGGCACGAGCTTGCCCGGCAAGGTGGTGCAGCGAGCGCATCAGACCGACGAGCGCACGCGTACCGTGCCTGTTCGGATCCAGGTCGACAATAGCCGCGACCTTCTGCATCCCGGCGAGTTGGTGGATGCACGGCTTTCGACCGGTTCGCCAAGCCGGGCTGTTGCAGTGCCTGCCGATGCCATCGTGATGGTGCAAAACCAGGCAACGATCTTCGTCATGAAAGGCGAAGGTCAGTTTGAACCCGCCCCTGTTGCCGTCGGCGAAAACCGTGACGGCTGGGTGGAAATCAAACAGGGTCTGAAACCTGGTGTGGCTTACGTGAGTAAAGGTGCCTTTGTACTCAAGGCGCGCATGTTGCGTTCGCAGCTGGGAGAAGAGTGA
- a CDS encoding CusA/CzcA family heavy metal efflux RND transporter, translated as MLQRLVDVSLRYKVLVLILFLVVGFLGYRALGRLPIDAFPDVTPVQVNIYTEAAGLAAEDVESLLTTPVESALAGLPKVHEIRSVSLFGLSYVAVYFDDDMDIYFARQLVNERLQQVGDRLPAGYGKPEMGPNTSGLGQVFWYTVERADDALAQAPSDMDLRTLQDWSIRLMLRTAPGVDDVTSWGGQEKQYQVRIDPMKLIAHKLGFKDVIDALQANNAQVGGNFVDVGREQYLVRGLGLVRNAADLGQIVLKTEDGTPAYVRDVATIVEAGAPRTGAVTRDGKEVVMGQALARIGENAKSVVDAVKVKLDTVKQALPDGVRIKPVYERTELVNQAVGTAVRALIEGSILVALVLFLFLGEWRSALVVVVALPLAMLIAFICMDMAGLSANLMSLAGLAIGIGMMVDGAVVMVENAFRIMAEQKSRGMPVNRSAAVLEAAREVANPIAFAIMIIIVVFLPLFGLQGLEGKMFKPMAFNISFAMAGSLLLALTLIPVLAALVLKPKEEKDTRLVAFLKRRYEAVLSWSLRRRTWVLAMAGAALLGSVALFPFLGKEFMPNLKEGAIMWRITSIPSASLDESIDISKRVAERIRQKFPEVETTLAMIGRAEKGETADVNYMEVYTPLKPKAQWRKGQTLESIEADMQKTLSDALPTAVVGYTQPIQMRIEELISGVRATLALKLYGDDLGELDRLSAQLKDVLAGIPGAADLALEANIGKPQIRIRVDRDALARYGLNADDVLTVVKNGIGGEPISSLIDGVKRFDIAVRLDDADKASLRAIERIPIRSASGAIVQLSQVAEVDDAEGYSFIRREQLQRYAVIQMDVRGRDIDGFVRDANAAIAQKIKLPTGYYTEWGGAFENQQRALKRLALIVPATILFIFILLYTAFNSVKYAALILANVPFATIGGIVALAMTGQYLSVPSAIGFIAVFGVAMLNGIVLISFLNEQRAKGLSVRDAVMRGTALRLRPVLMTASVAILGLVPMLLSSGVGAETQRPLATVVVGGLITSTLLTLVLLPVLYDWIEQRRSRR; from the coding sequence ATGCTGCAGCGACTTGTCGACGTATCCCTTCGCTACAAGGTACTGGTGCTGATCCTTTTCCTGGTGGTCGGTTTTCTGGGTTATCGCGCGCTTGGACGGTTGCCCATCGATGCCTTCCCTGACGTTACGCCGGTGCAGGTCAACATCTACACGGAAGCGGCCGGTCTGGCCGCCGAAGATGTGGAATCGCTGTTGACGACGCCGGTGGAGTCGGCGCTCGCCGGCTTGCCCAAGGTGCACGAAATTCGCTCCGTGAGTCTGTTCGGCCTGTCGTATGTCGCGGTGTACTTCGACGACGATATGGACATATATTTCGCGCGTCAGTTGGTCAACGAGCGTCTGCAACAAGTCGGCGATCGCCTGCCTGCCGGTTACGGCAAGCCCGAGATGGGGCCCAATACGTCCGGGCTTGGACAGGTGTTCTGGTACACCGTGGAGCGCGCCGACGATGCGCTGGCGCAAGCGCCCAGCGATATGGATCTGCGTACGCTGCAGGACTGGTCGATCCGGTTGATGCTTCGCACCGCACCGGGCGTCGACGATGTCACATCGTGGGGTGGGCAGGAGAAGCAGTACCAGGTGCGGATCGATCCAATGAAATTGATCGCGCACAAGCTGGGCTTCAAGGACGTGATCGATGCGCTGCAGGCAAACAATGCCCAGGTCGGCGGCAACTTTGTCGACGTCGGACGTGAGCAGTATCTGGTGCGTGGACTCGGGCTGGTCAGGAATGCAGCAGACCTGGGCCAGATCGTCCTCAAGACCGAGGACGGCACGCCGGCCTACGTGCGCGATGTGGCGACGATTGTCGAAGCCGGTGCGCCCCGTACGGGTGCGGTAACCCGTGACGGCAAGGAGGTTGTCATGGGGCAGGCGCTGGCGCGGATCGGCGAAAACGCCAAGAGCGTTGTCGATGCAGTCAAGGTCAAGCTGGACACGGTCAAGCAGGCTTTGCCCGATGGTGTACGGATCAAGCCGGTCTACGAACGCACCGAGCTGGTGAATCAGGCCGTGGGCACCGCGGTGCGTGCACTGATTGAGGGCTCGATCCTCGTGGCGCTAGTGCTTTTTCTGTTTCTGGGCGAATGGCGTAGTGCGCTGGTGGTGGTCGTCGCCTTGCCGCTGGCGATGTTGATCGCGTTCATCTGCATGGACATGGCGGGACTGTCGGCCAATCTGATGTCGTTGGCGGGCCTGGCGATCGGTATCGGCATGATGGTCGACGGTGCGGTGGTCATGGTGGAGAACGCCTTCCGCATCATGGCCGAGCAAAAGTCTCGCGGCATGCCGGTCAACCGTAGCGCTGCGGTATTGGAGGCCGCGCGGGAAGTAGCCAACCCGATCGCCTTCGCGATCATGATCATCATCGTGGTGTTCCTGCCGCTGTTCGGCCTGCAGGGGCTGGAAGGCAAGATGTTCAAGCCGATGGCCTTCAATATCAGCTTCGCGATGGCCGGCTCGCTCTTATTGGCGCTGACGTTGATCCCAGTGCTGGCGGCTCTGGTGCTCAAGCCCAAGGAGGAAAAGGACACACGCTTGGTGGCTTTCCTGAAGCGCCGCTACGAGGCGGTGTTGTCCTGGTCCTTACGCAGACGTACCTGGGTGCTGGCCATGGCGGGTGCAGCTCTGCTCGGCAGCGTGGCGTTGTTTCCCTTCCTCGGCAAGGAGTTCATGCCGAACTTGAAGGAGGGCGCGATCATGTGGCGCATCACGTCGATTCCATCGGCGTCGCTCGATGAGTCGATCGATATTTCGAAGCGTGTCGCTGAACGCATCCGGCAAAAGTTTCCCGAGGTGGAAACTACCCTGGCGATGATCGGCCGGGCGGAAAAGGGTGAAACCGCCGACGTGAACTACATGGAGGTCTACACGCCGCTCAAGCCCAAGGCGCAATGGCGAAAGGGCCAGACGCTCGAAAGCATCGAGGCGGACATGCAGAAGACGTTGAGCGATGCCTTGCCCACGGCGGTGGTCGGTTATACCCAGCCGATTCAGATGCGTATCGAGGAGCTTATCTCCGGTGTACGTGCCACGCTGGCGCTGAAGCTTTACGGCGACGACCTTGGCGAGCTCGATCGGCTGAGTGCGCAGCTCAAGGACGTGCTGGCCGGTATTCCCGGTGCCGCGGATCTGGCGCTGGAGGCCAATATCGGCAAGCCGCAGATCCGCATTCGTGTCGACCGCGACGCCTTGGCGCGCTACGGCCTGAACGCCGACGACGTGCTCACGGTAGTCAAGAACGGTATCGGCGGCGAGCCGATCAGCAGTCTGATCGACGGCGTGAAGCGTTTCGATATCGCCGTACGCCTCGATGATGCGGACAAGGCGTCGTTGCGTGCGATCGAGCGTATTCCGATTCGCTCGGCCAGCGGTGCGATCGTGCAGCTGTCGCAAGTGGCGGAGGTCGACGATGCCGAGGGTTACTCGTTTATTCGACGCGAACAGTTGCAGCGCTATGCAGTGATCCAGATGGACGTGCGCGGCCGCGATATCGATGGCTTCGTGCGGGATGCGAACGCGGCGATCGCGCAGAAGATAAAACTTCCCACCGGCTACTACACGGAGTGGGGCGGCGCGTTCGAAAACCAGCAGCGCGCCTTGAAGCGGCTCGCTTTGATCGTGCCGGCAACGATCCTCTTTATCTTTATCCTGCTGTACACCGCGTTCAACTCGGTGAAGTATGCGGCCTTGATTCTGGCCAATGTGCCCTTCGCCACGATCGGCGGTATCGTCGCGCTGGCCATGACCGGGCAGTATCTCTCCGTACCCTCGGCGATCGGTTTTATCGCCGTATTCGGTGTGGCGATGTTGAACGGCATCGTGCTGATCAGTTTCTTGAACGAACAGCGTGCGAAAGGCTTGTCCGTGCGCGATGCGGTGATGCGCGGTACGGCGTTACGTTTGCGACCTGTGCTGATGACGGCCAGCGTGGCGATTCTCGGCCTGGTACCGATGTTGTTGTCCAGCGGCGTCGGCGCGGAAACTCAGCGACCGTTGGCCACGGTAGTAGTGGGCGGCTTGATCACGTCGACCTTGCTAACTCTGGTGCTGTTGCCGGTCTTGTATGACTGGATTGAGCAGCGCCGCTCGCGACGCTAA
- a CDS encoding ammonium transporter codes for MVDGERGTARWSRVVALALIVAGSLVATSAFAQATPAPVLSAGDTAWMLTATMLVLLMTIPGLALFYGGMVRAKNLLSVLMQCFAITALVTVLWLVYGYSVAFSTQGMQAHVTNVHSIIGGFDRIMLAGLKPDTLYQTVPEAVFVMFQLTFAIITPALIIGAFAERMKFSALLWFSGLWLTIVYLPMAHMVWSGPGSLLGDLGVLDFAGGTVVHINAGIAGLVACLVIGKRRGYPHTPMPPHNLGYTVVGASLLWLGWFGFNAGSAVAANGSAGMAMLVTQIATAAAALGWLAAEWIMHGRPSVLGIVSGAVAGLVAVTPAAGTAGPGGALALGGAAGVLCFFTATRLKHKLGYDDSLDVFGVHAVAGILGGILTGPLAAPVLGGFGTVTELGTQLWIQTKGVMFTIAWSAVLSYVILKLLDLTLGLRVDDEQEQVGLDLSLHEEKAYNLS; via the coding sequence ATGGTGGATGGGGAACGGGGAACGGCGCGGTGGTCGCGTGTTGTGGCACTCGCGTTGATCGTAGCCGGAAGTCTGGTAGCCACTTCGGCGTTTGCTCAGGCCACGCCGGCGCCCGTGCTCAGTGCCGGTGATACGGCGTGGATGCTTACGGCGACCATGCTGGTGTTGTTGATGACGATTCCGGGGTTGGCGCTATTTTATGGCGGCATGGTGCGGGCGAAGAATCTGTTGTCGGTATTGATGCAGTGTTTCGCCATCACGGCGCTGGTGACCGTGTTGTGGCTGGTTTACGGTTACTCGGTTGCTTTCAGCACGCAGGGCATGCAAGCGCATGTGACCAATGTGCATTCGATCATCGGCGGCTTCGATCGGATCATGCTGGCCGGCCTGAAACCGGACACGCTTTACCAGACCGTACCCGAAGCGGTCTTCGTGATGTTCCAGCTCACCTTCGCGATCATCACGCCGGCGCTGATCATCGGTGCGTTCGCCGAACGCATGAAGTTCAGTGCGCTGCTGTGGTTCAGTGGCTTGTGGCTGACCATCGTGTATCTGCCGATGGCGCATATGGTGTGGAGCGGCCCGGGCTCGCTGCTCGGCGATCTGGGCGTGCTCGATTTCGCCGGCGGCACGGTGGTGCATATCAACGCCGGTATTGCGGGCCTGGTGGCCTGTCTGGTGATCGGCAAGCGCCGGGGTTATCCGCATACGCCGATGCCGCCGCACAACCTCGGCTATACGGTGGTCGGCGCGAGCCTGCTGTGGCTTGGCTGGTTTGGCTTCAATGCCGGTTCGGCGGTAGCCGCCAACGGCAGCGCCGGTATGGCGATGCTGGTGACACAGATCGCCACCGCCGCCGCCGCCCTTGGCTGGCTCGCCGCCGAATGGATCATGCATGGACGTCCCAGCGTGCTGGGCATTGTATCGGGCGCCGTTGCCGGCCTGGTGGCGGTAACGCCGGCGGCGGGTACGGCAGGTCCTGGCGGCGCGCTCGCGCTGGGCGGTGCGGCCGGCGTGCTGTGCTTTTTCACCGCGACCCGGCTCAAGCACAAGCTTGGCTATGACGACTCGCTCGATGTCTTCGGCGTGCATGCGGTGGCGGGCATTCTCGGTGGCATTCTCACCGGTCCACTGGCCGCACCCGTGCTTGGCGGCTTCGGCACGGTCACCGAGTTGGGCACGCAGCTATGGATTCAGACCAAGGGCGTCATGTTCACCATCGCGTGGAGTGCGGTACTGAGCTATGTGATCCTGAAGCTGCTCGACCTCACGCTCGGCCTGCGTGTCGATGACGAACAGGAACAGGTTGGCCTGGATCTCTCGCTGCATGAGGAGAAGGCTTACAACCTTTCCTGA